A stretch of Desulfobacteraceae bacterium DNA encodes these proteins:
- the glgP gene encoding alpha-glucan family phosphorylase yields MNHTALFAHLPPRLAGLADLAENLWWSWHPAARMVFKRLNRRAWKDSGHNPDKLLRELSAEALTAAAQNPDYRRHYDLTLSHFRQGIQPRACSLLNNGAEPGQPAIAYFSAEYGLHHSLPFYAGGLGFLAGDFIKECSDLAVPLVAVGFMYPEGYLCQRIREDGWQENRDEPLERDAASIARVLDADGRQVVVRVPLVEPPIHVAVWQIDVGRVPLFLMDTDIDLNDPWNRAISARLYIGDREQRLRQEIVLGIGGSKVLETLGIRHSVLHLNEGHAAFALLERIRERVAAGMGFAEALRQVQATSVFTTHTPVPAGHDVFPFPLMEKYFSAYWPALNLERDAFFQLGVHPEEPRAGFNMTAFALRASGYRNGVSRRHGEVARRMWQCLWPELRTEEVPINHVTNGVHVPSWIEPKLELLFNRYLGPNWLEDHDNPLLWEMVDEIPDDELWQTHYWLKIKLINAIRERTRRRWAADHVSPSMAMAGGVLLDPAVLTLGFARRFATYKRADLLFSDPERLKGLLNNRWEPIQVIFAGKAHPADEPGKRLLQRVFNAARDPAMGGRIAFVEDYDEQFAQYLVHGVDVWLNTPLPPLEASGTSGMKASLNGVPQLSIGDGWWLEGYDGQNGWIFGEDSGPAEVRNQADAESLCRLLTETVIPLYYRVADSGVPHDWVRVMKAAIKSNAPRFSARRMVKEYIDQFYGRALQDT; encoded by the coding sequence ATGAACCACACCGCGCTCTTTGCCCACCTGCCGCCGCGCCTGGCCGGCCTCGCCGACCTGGCCGAGAACCTCTGGTGGAGTTGGCACCCGGCGGCCCGCATGGTTTTCAAACGCCTCAACCGGCGGGCCTGGAAGGACAGCGGCCACAACCCCGACAAGCTCCTGCGCGAGCTCTCGGCCGAGGCCTTGACGGCCGCGGCCCAAAACCCGGACTACCGGCGCCACTACGATCTCACCCTGTCCCACTTCCGTCAAGGCATCCAGCCGCGGGCCTGCAGCCTGCTGAACAACGGGGCCGAACCCGGCCAGCCGGCCATCGCCTATTTTTCGGCCGAGTACGGCCTGCACCACTCGCTGCCCTTCTACGCCGGCGGCCTGGGCTTTCTGGCCGGGGATTTCATCAAGGAGTGCAGCGACCTGGCGGTGCCGCTGGTGGCAGTCGGGTTCATGTACCCCGAGGGCTACCTCTGCCAGCGCATCCGCGAGGACGGCTGGCAGGAAAACCGCGACGAACCCCTGGAGCGCGATGCCGCCTCCATCGCCCGGGTGCTGGACGCCGACGGCCGGCAGGTGGTGGTGCGCGTCCCCCTGGTGGAACCCCCCATCCACGTGGCCGTGTGGCAAATCGACGTCGGGCGGGTGCCCCTTTTCCTGATGGACACCGACATCGACCTCAACGACCCCTGGAACCGCGCGATCTCCGCGCGCCTCTACATCGGGGACCGCGAGCAGCGCCTGCGCCAGGAGATCGTTCTGGGCATCGGCGGCTCCAAGGTACTCGAAACCCTTGGCATCCGCCATTCGGTGCTGCACCTCAACGAGGGCCATGCGGCCTTCGCCCTGCTGGAGCGTATCCGCGAGAGAGTCGCCGCCGGGATGGGGTTCGCGGAGGCCTTGCGCCAGGTTCAGGCCACCTCGGTGTTCACGACCCACACACCGGTGCCGGCCGGCCACGACGTCTTTCCCTTCCCCCTGATGGAGAAGTACTTCAGCGCCTACTGGCCGGCCCTGAACCTGGAGCGCGACGCCTTCTTCCAGCTGGGGGTGCACCCGGAGGAACCCCGGGCCGGTTTCAACATGACGGCCTTCGCCCTGCGGGCCTCGGGCTACCGCAACGGGGTGAGCCGCAGGCACGGCGAAGTCGCCCGCCGGATGTGGCAGTGTCTGTGGCCGGAGCTGCGAACCGAGGAGGTGCCCATAAACCATGTCACCAACGGCGTGCACGTGCCCTCCTGGATCGAGCCCAAGCTGGAGTTGCTCTTCAACCGCTACCTGGGGCCAAACTGGCTGGAAGACCACGACAACCCCCTGCTCTGGGAGATGGTGGACGAAATCCCCGACGACGAACTGTGGCAGACCCACTACTGGCTCAAAATCAAGCTCATCAACGCCATCCGCGAACGCACGCGCCGGCGCTGGGCCGCGGACCACGTCAGCCCCTCGATGGCCATGGCCGGCGGGGTCCTGCTGGATCCCGCGGTGCTGACCTTAGGCTTCGCCCGCCGCTTTGCCACCTACAAGCGCGCCGATCTCCTCTTCAGCGACCCGGAGCGCCTGAAAGGCCTGCTCAACAACCGCTGGGAGCCGATTCAGGTTATCTTTGCCGGCAAGGCCCACCCGGCCGACGAACCGGGCAAACGCCTGCTGCAGCGGGTCTTCAATGCCGCCCGGGACCCCGCCATGGGCGGTCGGATCGCCTTTGTGGAAGACTACGACGAACAGTTTGCCCAGTACCTGGTGCACGGGGTGGACGTCTGGCTCAACACCCCCCTGCCGCCGCTTGAGGCCAGCGGCACCAGCGGGATGAAGGCGTCCCTGAACGGTGTCCCGCAGCTCAGCATCGGCGACGGCTGGTGGCTGGAGGGCTACGACGGGCAAAACGGCTGGATCTTCGGCGAGGATAGCGGGCCGGCGGAAGTCCGCAACCAAGCGGATGCCGAGAGCCTTTGCCGGCTGCTGACCGAAACGGTGATTCCCCTCTACTACCGGGTCGCCGACAGCGGTGTGCCCCACGACTGGGTCCGGGTGATGAAAGCCGCCATCAAGAGCAATGCCCCGCGTTTTTCCGCGCGCCGGATGGTCAAGGAGTATATCGATCAATTCTACGGCCGGGCGCTGCAGGACACCTGA
- a CDS encoding tRNA-dihydrouridine synthase family protein has product METDLRQFLHQPLTVGGRQILGRLALAPMTYLGHVAFRELLSGFGGYGLLFSEMCSAKRLPRESPAASAFFRWRPQELAHLVCQIFGAEPEVMAAAAARVAGEGFFGVDINLGCSVSAICRQNCGAALLRHPARAAAIVAAVRRAVSIPVFVKYRTGWQDNPAAAVEMARRFEDAGADALTFHPRVAPDRRARPPKWDYIRQVKAAVAIPVFGNGNVFDAEDCRRMIATTGCDGVMIGRMAIARPWIFAQIADGLRPGPEVFAHAALEMVRLLEGHYDPVRALRRFKRWAQYFCANYPFGHTLYAHLLNVDCLAAAADGLRRFFAGDPAPTKRPNMNFMR; this is encoded by the coding sequence CCAAATCCTGGGCCGGCTGGCCCTGGCGCCCATGACCTACCTGGGGCACGTGGCCTTCCGCGAGCTGCTCTCGGGCTTCGGCGGCTACGGCCTGTTGTTTAGCGAGATGTGCAGTGCCAAGCGGCTGCCCCGCGAGAGCCCGGCTGCATCGGCCTTTTTCCGCTGGCGGCCCCAGGAGCTGGCGCACCTGGTCTGCCAGATCTTCGGCGCCGAGCCCGAGGTCATGGCGGCGGCGGCGGCGCGCGTCGCCGGGGAGGGCTTTTTCGGCGTGGACATCAACCTGGGGTGCTCGGTCTCCGCTATCTGCCGCCAGAACTGCGGGGCCGCCCTGCTGCGTCATCCGGCGCGTGCCGCGGCCATCGTCGCCGCCGTGCGCCGGGCCGTTTCGATCCCGGTTTTCGTCAAATACCGCACCGGCTGGCAGGACAACCCCGCGGCAGCCGTGGAGATGGCCCGGCGCTTCGAAGACGCCGGGGCCGACGCCCTGACCTTTCACCCGCGGGTGGCGCCGGACCGCCGGGCGCGCCCGCCCAAGTGGGACTACATCCGCCAGGTCAAGGCGGCCGTGGCCATCCCGGTCTTCGGCAACGGCAACGTCTTCGATGCCGAGGACTGCCGCCGCATGATCGCCACCACGGGCTGTGACGGCGTGATGATCGGCCGCATGGCGATTGCCCGGCCCTGGATTTTCGCCCAGATCGCCGACGGCCTGCGGCCGGGGCCCGAGGTCTTTGCGCATGCGGCGCTTGAAATGGTCCGGCTGCTGGAGGGCCATTACGACCCGGTGCGCGCCCTGCGGCGCTTCAAACGCTGGGCGCAGTATTTTTGCGCCAATTATCCCTTTGGCCACACGCTCTATGCGCACCTGCTCAACGTCGACTGCCTGGCGGCGGCGGCCGATGGCCTGCGCCGGTTTTTTGCCGGCGACCCCGCACCCACGAAACGCCCCAACATGAATTTCATGCGGTGA